Genomic DNA from Alphaproteobacteria bacterium SS10:
ATATCCGGTATGTGCCGGAGGGGATTTACCGCGTCGCTGGCATGTGGGACTGATTTCCGCCCCGAAGAAACGCAGGGTTTCTGGGCGCAGGGTTTTTGTGGTTCCATACGTGCCAACCCCGATTGCGTAACAATGCCGGGGAGGCAAGATGACCCGACGACAACTCAAAACCACTGGCCTCGCCATCATGTTGATGGCCCTGATGGCGGCACCCAACCTGACCAGTACGGCCAGCGCCCAATTCTTTGGCGGTGAGCCGGACCAACCGGCCGCCATCGGCCCGAATGGTGAGCCCCTGCCAGGCGCCAATGGTCGCCCAAACCCGCAAGACATGGACCCGGAGCAACTGCTTGGCTTCCTGATGCGGCGGGATGCCAATGGCGATGGCGCCATCTCAAAAGAAGAGGCACCAACCCGCCTACAGCGCGGCTTTGATCGGATGGATCAGGATGGCGATGGCCTGCTGACCCAGCCTGAGCTTGAACGCGCCATCTCATTCTTCAGCCAACGACAGAAGCAAGGCGGGCAATCCGGCGGTCAAACGGATGGACAAACCCGTGGCTTGTTCCAGGGAAGACCCAGCGGTCCACCGCCAACCGCCACTGTCGACCCATCATCAGCCGATGTGCCCTACAGCGGAACGGATAACCCCAGGCAGGCCCTGGATATCTATCAGCCCGGCACAAGCAATGGCGCCGCACCCATCCTGATGATGATCCATGGTGGTGCCTGGGCCGTTGGTGATAAGGCCAGCGGCGTTGTCACCGCGAACCCGGTGCCATTCTTCACAGAGCAGGGTTGGGTCTATACCAGCATCAACTATCGCCTAGTGCCCGACGTTACATTCCGGGAGCAGGCAGCCGATGTGGCCAGTGCCATTACCTGGCTTCATCAGAATGCTGCCAGCTTTGGCGGTGACCCTGATCAGATTTACATCATGGGTCATTCCGCTGGCGCCCATCTGGCCGCCCTCACCGCCATTGATGGCCAGTACCTAGAGGCTGCTGGCGGCGATCAGGGTATGGTCAAGGGCGCTGTCTTGCTGGATGGCGCCGCCTATGACCTGTTGGCAGACGGCGCAACCAACCGGGTGACCAAGTTTATCTATGACCGCGCCTTTGGGACCGAGGAGGCCGATCTGAAGGCAGCGTCCCCGGTTCATCAGATCGCGAGTGGCGGCGATGTACCGCCCTTTCTAATCGCCCATGTGGATCGGGCCGCAGCGGCGGATGCTTCCGCTAACCTCGCCAATGCACTGAATGCGGCGGGCTATCAGACCACGCTTTATCAGGCACCAGATGGCTATAACCACAGCGCGATTATGACCAGGCTTGGTGCTGACCAAGATGAGGTTGGGCCGACCGTACTGAACTTCCTGACCGAACTAACCCCCACCCAGTAACGCGGTCTGCCGTCGCTTGGCGGCCAGTAATGGCCAGAAAAGCGGCCCTCACACGCAACGC
This window encodes:
- a CDS encoding alpha/beta hydrolase fold domain-containing protein, giving the protein MTRRQLKTTGLAIMLMALMAAPNLTSTASAQFFGGEPDQPAAIGPNGEPLPGANGRPNPQDMDPEQLLGFLMRRDANGDGAISKEEAPTRLQRGFDRMDQDGDGLLTQPELERAISFFSQRQKQGGQSGGQTDGQTRGLFQGRPSGPPPTATVDPSSADVPYSGTDNPRQALDIYQPGTSNGAAPILMMIHGGAWAVGDKASGVVTANPVPFFTEQGWVYTSINYRLVPDVTFREQAADVASAITWLHQNAASFGGDPDQIYIMGHSAGAHLAALTAIDGQYLEAAGGDQGMVKGAVLLDGAAYDLLADGATNRVTKFIYDRAFGTEEADLKAASPVHQIASGGDVPPFLIAHVDRAAAADASANLANALNAAGYQTTLYQAPDGYNHSAIMTRLGADQDEVGPTVLNFLTELTPTQ